The genomic segment GAAAGTCGCCCGGTTGGAAAAAAGATACTCCTCGCACCCCAAGAAAGCGATATCCGACGGTCAAAAAGGGTCGAGGACAGTTCCAATCGAGTCAAAAATTACGTCGAAGTTCAGCTTAAACCTGGAAAAATCTCCTTGAATTCGACTCAACTACGGGTTGGGTTACTTTGTCATTAGTCTAAACTCCAGGGTTAAGCAGCAGACGGTAAAGCCCACTCCAAATGGAGAGAAGGCTTTTTGGGCTGATGACAATAGGCTATTAACCCACAGAGAATGTTGATGCAAAAATTAACCGGGCTGCGATGGCGAGAATGCTCGATTTGAGAGATATTCTTGAGTTGGTCGATAATCGTTTCAATGATGGCTCGCTTGCGAGAAAGCAGCTTATCGTTAAGTCGCATCAACTTGTTCTTCATGTTCCGCTTCGGCTTGGCGAAAAACTGGATGCCGTAATCTTCAAGTAATTGCTCAGCTAGCTTGCCAGATACATACCCGCGCGCCGCCACGCGGATCCCTGCGGGATCGCCAAAAACTTTGCCTGATAAGCCT from the Oscillatoria sp. FACHB-1406 genome contains:
- a CDS encoding IS982 family transposase, with translation MPLCVYLKHCFGDCTGISFVDSTSLKVCHNRRIKSHRVFDELAARGKTSVDWFFGFKLHLVINELGEILNVKLTPGNTDDRKPVPTLLKGLSGKVFGDPAGIRVAARGYVSGKLAEQLLEDYGIQFFAKPKRNMKNKLMRLNDKLLSRKRAIIETIIDQLKNISQIEHSRHRSPVNFCINILCGLIAYCHQPKKPSLHLEWALPSAA